The [Eubacterium] siraeum genome contains a region encoding:
- the atpG gene encoding ATP synthase F1 subunit gamma → MASGNMKDIKRRVKSVESTMQITKAMELVASSKLRKAKLRAEDARPFFDAQYSLMCRIAGETENLSTVYTRHREVKNRLFIVIAGDRGLAGGYNSNILKLVQQTHGNEYMPKIIAVGKKSAEFFTKHEYDVVAQFPGIAEHIKTADAADIAQIATDLFTKGEVDEIELFFTQFVSPLVQTPTRMPVLPIDAPTGKAVPENKAGTTYDPSPEAVFNRVIPKLITSLIMCAVNESYASELGARRTAMENATDNAEEMIANLSLMYNRARQEKITNELNEIVSGANALN, encoded by the coding sequence ATGGCTTCGGGAAATATGAAGGACATCAAGCGCAGAGTAAAAAGCGTTGAGTCCACTATGCAGATAACGAAGGCTATGGAGCTTGTCGCTTCTTCCAAACTCAGAAAGGCAAAGCTCCGTGCCGAAGACGCACGTCCGTTCTTTGATGCACAGTATTCCCTAATGTGCCGCATTGCAGGCGAAACGGAGAACTTAAGCACCGTATATACAAGACACAGAGAGGTAAAGAACCGTCTGTTCATTGTAATTGCGGGCGACAGAGGTCTTGCAGGCGGTTACAACTCCAATATACTGAAGCTGGTACAGCAGACTCACGGCAATGAATATATGCCTAAGATAATAGCTGTCGGCAAGAAGTCTGCGGAGTTCTTTACAAAGCACGAATATGACGTAGTGGCGCAGTTCCCCGGCATTGCGGAGCATATCAAAACGGCAGACGCTGCCGATATAGCGCAGATAGCGACTGATCTTTTCACAAAGGGAGAGGTCGATGAGATAGAGCTGTTCTTTACGCAGTTCGTATCTCCTCTTGTACAGACCCCTACCCGTATGCCCGTTCTCCCCATAGACGCTCCGACAGGCAAGGCAGTACCCGAAAACAAGGCAGGCACTACCTATGACCCAAGTCCCGAGGCGGTTTTCAACCGTGTGATACCAAAGCTCATAACGAGCCTTATCATGTGTGCGGTAAACGAAAGCTACGCATCGGAGCTGGGCGCCAGAAGAACAGCTATGGAAAACGCAACGGACAACGCGGAGGAAATGATCGCAAACCTGTCACTGATGTACAACCGTGCAAGACAGGAAAAGATCACGAATGAGCTGAACGAGATCGTATCGGGTGCTAATGCGCTGAATTAA
- the atpA gene encoding F0F1 ATP synthase subunit alpha yields MDLRPDEITGIIKSRIKDYGSKIRLEDTGTVVTVGDGIVRIHGLEKCMMNELLEFENGVRCMALNLEQDFVGAVMLGSDAEIKEGDTVKRTGSVVSVPVGEELLGRVVNALGQPIDGKGAILAKETRPIEKIAPGIITRKSVNVPLQTGIKAIDSMIPIGRGQRELIIGDRQTGKTAIAIDTIINQKKTDVICIYVAIGQKASTVANVVEQLTAAGAMDYTIVVSATASELAPLQYIAPYSGCTMGEYFMEKGKDALIIYDDLSKHAVAYRALSLLLKRPPGREAYPGDVFYLHSRLLERAANLNENYGGGSLTALPIIETQAGDVSAYIPTNVISITDGQIFLETELFHSGVRPAVNPGISVSRVGGNAQIKAMKKVSGTLKLEYSQFRELQSFSQFGSDLDKDTKERLAKGERIVEILKQGQNSPVAVENQVIIIYAVINNYLKDIPLEKVGDFERDLYKHMEEAHPDITASIREEKVLTPDNEEKLKTALKDFSEKYV; encoded by the coding sequence ATGGATTTACGCCCGGATGAAATAACAGGCATAATTAAATCCCGGATCAAGGACTACGGCTCAAAAATCCGTCTTGAAGATACAGGTACTGTTGTAACTGTAGGTGACGGTATTGTTCGTATACACGGACTTGAAAAGTGTATGATGAACGAGCTGCTGGAATTTGAGAACGGCGTTCGCTGCATGGCGCTCAACTTAGAGCAGGACTTTGTCGGTGCGGTTATGCTGGGCTCAGATGCCGAGATCAAAGAGGGCGATACAGTAAAGCGTACAGGCTCTGTCGTATCTGTACCCGTAGGTGAGGAACTGCTCGGACGAGTAGTAAACGCACTGGGACAGCCTATCGACGGCAAGGGCGCTATACTCGCAAAGGAAACACGCCCGATCGAGAAGATCGCACCAGGTATCATTACGAGAAAATCTGTTAACGTTCCGCTTCAGACAGGTATCAAGGCTATCGACTCCATGATACCGATAGGAAGAGGTCAGCGTGAGCTGATTATCGGCGACAGACAGACAGGTAAGACCGCCATTGCGATTGATACGATCATAAATCAGAAGAAAACAGACGTAATTTGTATATACGTTGCTATAGGTCAGAAGGCTTCTACGGTTGCAAACGTAGTTGAACAGCTCACCGCCGCAGGCGCTATGGACTACACAATAGTAGTTTCAGCTACCGCAAGTGAGCTTGCGCCCTTACAGTACATTGCTCCCTATTCGGGATGCACCATGGGTGAATACTTCATGGAAAAGGGCAAGGACGCACTCATAATATATGATGACCTGTCCAAGCACGCTGTGGCTTACAGAGCACTTTCTCTGCTCCTCAAGCGTCCGCCCGGACGTGAGGCTTACCCCGGCGACGTATTCTATCTTCATTCTAGACTGCTCGAAAGAGCCGCTAACTTAAATGAGAACTACGGCGGCGGTTCGCTCACCGCACTGCCTATAATCGAAACACAGGCAGGCGACGTTTCTGCATATATCCCGACCAACGTTATTTCGATAACCGACGGTCAGATATTCCTTGAAACAGAACTGTTCCACTCAGGTGTAAGACCTGCGGTTAACCCCGGTATCTCGGTATCCCGTGTCGGCGGTAACGCTCAGATAAAGGCTATGAAGAAGGTATCCGGTACTCTGAAGCTCGAATATTCGCAGTTCAGAGAGTTACAGAGCTTCTCACAGTTCGGCTCGGATCTTGATAAGGATACAAAGGAGCGTCTTGCAAAGGGCGAGCGTATCGTTGAGATATTGAAGCAGGGACAGAACTCCCCTGTAGCTGTTGAAAATCAGGTCATAATCATCTATGCCGTAATCAACAACTATCTTAAGGACATTCCGCTTGAAAAGGTCGGCGACTTTGAGCGTGACCTGTACAAGCATATGGAAGAAGCTCACCCCGATATTACAGCAAGCATAAGAGAAGAAAAGGTACTCACTCCCGATAATGAAGAAAAGCTGAAGACGGCTCTTAAGGATTTCTCGGAGAAGTACGTTTAA
- the atpH gene encoding ATP synthase F1 subunit delta: protein MAAVDKTYGDALFSLVTEEDEKALPDILGQLKGVSEVFAAEPDFIKLLRTPTIPIEEKTALVKEVFDGKVHKFVGNFLCILTENDRLPDFERILAYFTGLYNEKLGIADVTVTSAMPLSDTAAEKIRAKMAEITGKTVNMTLKTDDKLIGGVVISYGNTTIDGSVKARLEQLKADIAGTID from the coding sequence ATGGCTGCTGTTGACAAGACATACGGCGACGCATTGTTCTCTCTTGTTACCGAAGAGGATGAAAAGGCTCTGCCCGACATTCTCGGACAGCTTAAAGGCGTTTCGGAGGTATTTGCCGCCGAGCCGGACTTTATAAAGCTGCTGCGTACTCCTACAATCCCGATCGAAGAAAAGACGGCACTTGTAAAAGAGGTCTTTGACGGAAAGGTGCATAAGTTTGTAGGGAACTTTCTGTGCATTCTTACCGAAAACGACAGGCTGCCCGACTTTGAGCGGATACTGGCATACTTCACAGGGCTGTATAACGAAAAGCTCGGTATAGCGGATGTTACTGTAACCTCTGCGATGCCTCTTTCGGATACGGCGGCTGAAAAGATCAGAGCAAAAATGGCTGAGATTACGGGTAAGACCGTTAATATGACGCTGAAGACCGATGATAAGCTCATCGGCGGCGTTGTTATCAGCTACGGCAATACGACTATCGACGGAAGCGTCAAAGCAAGGCTCGAACAGCTTAAGGCTGATATTGCCGGAACTATCGACTGA
- the atpF gene encoding F0F1 ATP synthase subunit B produces the protein MTDMLRIAEEAAEQAKFSLVSIDLNTIVFTLINTLIIVLLYFFFLHKPVCKILDERAKTVNKDMDDAQKAKEEAAAVKADYEHRLETSKEEAARIVADATKKAQAREDEIISAANEEAASMKQRAEESIEREKKRAVNEIKEEISDMVVMAASKVAEKEINAQDNEKIIDSVLSQIGKEN, from the coding sequence ATGACGGATATGCTGAGAATAGCCGAGGAAGCCGCCGAGCAGGCAAAGTTTTCTCTGGTCAGCATAGATCTTAACACTATAGTCTTCACTCTGATCAACACGCTCATCATCGTTCTGCTTTATTTCTTCTTTCTGCACAAGCCCGTCTGCAAGATTCTTGACGAGCGTGCAAAGACAGTAAACAAGGATATGGACGACGCACAGAAGGCGAAGGAAGAGGCCGCCGCAGTAAAGGCAGACTACGAGCATCGCCTTGAAACCTCAAAGGAAGAGGCTGCCCGCATTGTAGCCGACGCTACGAAGAAGGCGCAGGCAAGAGAGGACGAAATCATCTCTGCCGCTAATGAAGAAGCCGCTTCTATGAAACAGCGTGCGGAAGAATCTATCGAGCGTGAAAAGAAGCGTGCGGTAAACGAGATAAAGGAAGAAATTTCCGATATGGTAGTTATGGCGGCTTCAAAGGTTGCCGAGAAGGAGATAAACGCACAGGACAACGAGAAGATAATCGACTCGGTTCTGTCGCAGATAGGAAAGGAGAACTGA
- the atpE gene encoding ATP synthase F0 subunit C yields MTEDFDMENLSQAIVLGASAIGAGLAMIAGLGPGIGEGFCGGKAVEAIGRQPEASGAITRTMIIGDALAETTGLYSLVIALLLMFANPFISQL; encoded by the coding sequence ATGACGGAGGACTTTGATATGGAAAACTTATCACAGGCAATCGTACTGGGCGCATCTGCAATAGGTGCAGGTCTTGCTATGATCGCAGGTCTTGGCCCCGGTATCGGTGAAGGCTTCTGCGGCGGTAAGGCTGTTGAAGCAATCGGCAGACAGCCCGAGGCTTCAGGCGCAATCACGAGAACAATGATCATCGGTGACGCTCTTGCGGAAACCACAGGTCTTTACTCACTCGTTATCGCTCTGCTGCTGATGTTCGCAAACCCCTTCATCAGCCAGCTTTAA
- the atpB gene encoding F0F1 ATP synthase subunit A: protein MTDLIKPMAEFSVEGPLKSISFDIGSYNVVISESIVVQWIVMLVLGIVFFILGRNLKVRSTSRRQMAAEYLVNFFNNMVRDTMGEKYRKYTPYIGGLFCFSILSSLMGLFGFRCPTSDLSVIAAWGITTFVLTLRNKLKTGGIKGYLKGFIEPMPFMLPFNIIGDIANPVSQTLRHFANILAGSVIGGLIYFALGQVANGLASIGVPAVCSLYFDLFSAFIQAYIFCTLTMAYVSMAECGDD, encoded by the coding sequence ATGACAGACCTTATAAAACCTATGGCGGAATTCTCCGTTGAAGGACCGCTTAAATCCATCAGCTTTGATATAGGAAGCTACAACGTAGTAATCAGCGAGAGCATCGTTGTGCAGTGGATAGTAATGCTGGTACTCGGCATTGTATTCTTCATACTCGGCAGAAACCTCAAGGTAAGATCGACCTCACGCAGACAGATGGCGGCTGAGTATCTTGTAAACTTCTTCAACAATATGGTGCGTGACACCATGGGAGAAAAATACAGAAAATACACCCCCTATATAGGCGGTCTTTTCTGCTTCTCGATTCTTTCGAGCCTTATGGGTCTTTTCGGCTTCAGATGTCCGACCTCGGACCTTTCCGTAATAGCCGCATGGGGCATCACGACATTCGTTCTGACGCTCAGGAACAAGCTGAAAACAGGCGGTATCAAGGGCTATCTCAAGGGCTTCATCGAGCCTATGCCTTTTATGCTCCCGTTCAATATAATCGGTGATATAGCAAACCCCGTTTCACAGACACTGCGTCACTTTGCAAATATCCTTGCAGGCTCTGTAATCGGAGGACTTATCTACTTCGCTTTAGGACAGGTCGCAAACGGCCTCGCATCTATCGGCGTACCCGCCGTATGCTCGCTGTACTTTGACTTGTTCTCGGCATTCATTCAGGCTTATATCTTCTGCACACTGACAATGGCTTACGTTTCAATGGCAGAATGCGGAGATGACTAA
- a CDS encoding ATP synthase subunit I: MKKKITETTSFKECMALLPYYIGALVLLGIVSVILMISGIGDYTLLTGAVAGTAVSALNFVLMAISAEKAITLTEKSAKLAMNGSYGARYIGTFIILGVLMFFKIINPVTAVLPLFVPKIAYTVTAFKEKSDF; this comes from the coding sequence ATGAAAAAGAAAATTACCGAAACAACCTCATTCAAGGAATGTATGGCACTGTTGCCGTACTATATCGGTGCGCTTGTTTTGCTTGGGATTGTGAGCGTTATCCTTATGATTTCGGGGATAGGCGACTATACACTGCTTACGGGTGCGGTAGCAGGAACTGCGGTTTCGGCGCTGAACTTTGTTCTTATGGCAATCAGTGCGGAAAAAGCGATAACTCTGACCGAGAAATCCGCAAAGCTCGCTATGAACGGCAGCTACGGAGCAAGGTATATCGGCACGTTTATAATTCTCGGCGTGCTGATGTTCTTTAAAATCATCAATCCCGTCACAGCCGTACTTCCGCTGTTCGTGCCGAAAATTGCGTATACCGTGACGGCATTCAAGGAGAAAAGCGATTTCTGA
- a CDS encoding AtpZ/AtpI family protein, giving the protein MNKKDNPLKVYAVVSQIGFLVITPLLIFIWGGSVLVNKFSLPSWVMILLVFAGIITMISGVGTYLKNLIKMYGGKDDKKTYKYLSDRRDNDYYDDDRRDRKL; this is encoded by the coding sequence ATGAACAAAAAGGACAACCCTCTTAAAGTCTACGCTGTCGTAAGTCAGATAGGCTTTCTGGTAATCACTCCCCTGCTGATATTTATCTGGGGCGGCAGTGTACTGGTAAATAAATTCTCTCTGCCGTCGTGGGTGATGATACTGCTTGTGTTTGCAGGAATAATCACGATGATCTCGGGAGTGGGAACTTATCTTAAGAACCTTATAAAAATGTACGGCGGAAAAGATGATAAGAAAACCTATAAATACCTTTCGGATCGCCGTGACAATGACTATTACGACGATGACCGCCGTGACAGGAAGCTGTAA
- a CDS encoding DUF6062 family protein: protein MRESILTIPVNEVFEPREGCPICRMRDTVEEHICEYIMGAAMMEPDVRQDTNRLGFCFTHYQQLMMQNNRLSLGLMLNSHLEELRGNIFEKKGLFAPKDAKAKKAGAIGDTCFVCSKVQWGIDHMLETVFTMFAKDGKFKNLFKSQECFCMPHYHYLVQLSEAKMAKNDRAEFIKAMDTIMQEYITKLNSDVNDFCNSFDYRNAGKLHSEEMEHVRTSIERSVSFLTGRKPNSK from the coding sequence GTGAGAGAAAGTATACTTACAATACCGGTAAACGAAGTGTTCGAGCCTCGTGAGGGCTGTCCTATCTGCCGTATGAGAGATACGGTTGAGGAGCATATCTGCGAATATATAATGGGAGCGGCTATGATGGAGCCTGACGTAAGACAGGATACCAACAGGCTCGGCTTCTGCTTTACACACTATCAGCAGCTTATGATGCAGAACAACCGCCTGTCGCTCGGTCTTATGCTCAACAGTCATCTTGAGGAGTTGAGGGGCAATATTTTTGAGAAGAAGGGTTTATTTGCGCCCAAGGACGCAAAGGCTAAAAAGGCAGGTGCAATAGGCGATACCTGCTTTGTCTGCTCAAAGGTACAGTGGGGTATTGACCATATGCTCGAAACGGTATTCACAATGTTCGCAAAGGACGGAAAGTTCAAGAATCTGTTCAAGTCGCAGGAATGCTTCTGTATGCCGCATTATCACTATCTTGTACAGCTGAGTGAAGCAAAGATGGCAAAAAACGACAGAGCCGAGTTCATAAAGGCTATGGATACGATAATGCAGGAATATATAACAAAGCTTAACAGTGATGTAAACGACTTCTGCAACAGCTTTGACTACCGTAATGCAGGAAAGCTTCACAGCGAAGAAATGGAACACGTCCGCACATCTATAGAAAGAAGTGTTTCGTTCCTTACAGGCAGAAAGCCGAATTCAAAATAA
- a CDS encoding DNA glycosylase has protein sequence MDYTFTCERFDIRRTLFCGQAFRWKELDGRFCGIAGGRYAEISDNGDSTYTVHGIEKSDISYWQSYFDLDTDYDALIKQFSEDEHMRLACKENPGIRVLRQEPFETLISFIISQNNNIKRITGIIDRLCESFGEKTDRGYMFPTLEKLVGVTAEDLAPLRAGFRARYIVDAVEKLHSTEVSLDGIKAMDTTAAREELKKIKGVGDKVADCVLLFGYHKTDAFPRDVWIKRIEQKLYPDGLPECIKGNEGIAQQFLFDYARTHEI, from the coding sequence ATGGATTACACATTCACTTGCGAACGGTTTGATATAAGGCGCACGCTTTTCTGCGGGCAGGCTTTCCGCTGGAAAGAGCTTGACGGCAGATTCTGCGGTATAGCAGGCGGCAGATATGCCGAAATATCCGACAACGGCGACAGCACTTATACTGTTCACGGCATAGAAAAAAGCGACATTTCTTACTGGCAGTCATACTTTGACCTTGATACCGACTATGACGCATTGATAAAACAGTTCTCCGAGGATGAGCATATGCGCCTTGCCTGCAAGGAAAATCCGGGCATAAGGGTACTCAGACAAGAGCCGTTTGAAACGCTTATCAGCTTCATAATCTCGCAGAACAATAATATCAAGCGTATCACGGGTATTATTGACAGGCTGTGTGAGAGCTTCGGCGAAAAGACGGACAGAGGCTATATGTTCCCCACGCTTGAAAAGCTTGTCGGAGTTACCGCCGAGGACTTAGCACCGCTGAGAGCAGGCTTCAGAGCAAGGTACATAGTTGACGCAGTAGAAAAACTGCACAGCACAGAAGTTTCCCTTGACGGTATAAAAGCGATGGATACCACAGCGGCAAGGGAAGAACTTAAAAAGATAAAGGGTGTCGGCGATAAGGTAGCCGATTGCGTACTGCTTTTCGGCTATCATAAGACGGACGCTTTTCCGAGAGATGTATGGATAAAGCGTATCGAGCAGAAACTATACCCCGACGGTCTGCCGGAATGTATAAAGGGCAACGAGGGGATAGCACAGCAGTTTCTGTTCGATTATGCGAGAACGCACGAGATCTGA
- a CDS encoding uracil-DNA glycosylase gives MVNIGNEWDNLLADQFQSEYYRKLRAFLVDEYNRYNVYPPADCIFNALKYTPYSKVKAVLLGQDPYHGPGQAHGLCFSVKRGVMPPPSLKNIFTEIHSDLGIDFDMSVGELTDWARQGVLMLNTSLTVREGMAGSHRGKGWEILTDRIIELLNERDVPTAFILWGSNAKSKMPLITNPKHAVFTAAHPSPLSAYNGFFGCRHFSKVNEFLKSNGIEPIDWSIH, from the coding sequence ATGGTTAACATAGGCAACGAATGGGACAATCTGCTTGCAGACCAGTTCCAAAGCGAATATTACAGAAAGCTGAGAGCTTTTCTTGTCGATGAATATAACAGATACAATGTATATCCGCCTGCGGATTGCATTTTCAACGCACTGAAATACACGCCCTACTCAAAGGTAAAGGCGGTGCTTTTAGGTCAGGACCCGTATCACGGTCCGGGACAGGCACACGGGCTTTGCTTTTCGGTAAAGCGTGGAGTTATGCCGCCCCCGTCGCTGAAAAATATCTTTACCGAGATACACAGCGACCTTGGCATAGACTTTGATATGTCTGTGGGCGAGCTTACCGACTGGGCAAGGCAGGGAGTTCTTATGCTGAACACCTCGCTTACCGTCCGTGAGGGTATGGCGGGAAGTCACAGGGGAAAAGGCTGGGAGATACTGACCGACAGGATAATCGAGCTTTTAAACGAGCGTGACGTGCCTACGGCATTTATCTTATGGGGAAGCAACGCAAAGTCGAAAATGCCGCTTATCACAAACCCGAAGCACGCAGTTTTCACAGCGGCGCATCCGAGTCCGCTGTCGGCATATAACGGATTTTTCGGCTGCCGTCATTTTTCAAAGGTGAACGAATTTCTGAAAAGCAACGGCATAGAACCGATCGACTGGAGCATACATTGA
- a CDS encoding metallophosphoesterase, whose protein sequence is MICVTGDLHGDITRFRSPVLKKLRRGDALIITGDFGCIWDGSKKEKKMLKKLGKKKYNVLFAEGVHENFDLLEEYPVEQWCGGKTRLISGNLRQLMRGQYYTIAEKTVFVFGGGQSEENNSYLEPDDEKSWIKELPTDEELEEGLRNLEQHGNEADFIISYEPPARMIEFIDIGKTSRNHINTYLDKVLDTAKFKMWYFGKRHINKLIPPRYRCIFDAVDVADDTRLPKQKKQKPEKVKKEKPEKKTKKDKTAGEEE, encoded by the coding sequence ATGATATGTGTTACAGGCGACCTGCACGGCGATATAACACGATTCAGGTCCCCGGTGCTGAAAAAGCTCAGACGTGGCGATGCACTGATAATAACGGGCGATTTCGGCTGTATTTGGGACGGCAGTAAAAAGGAAAAGAAAATGCTTAAAAAGCTCGGCAAAAAGAAGTACAACGTGCTTTTTGCGGAGGGCGTACACGAAAATTTCGACCTGCTCGAAGAATATCCCGTAGAGCAGTGGTGCGGCGGTAAAACAAGGCTTATATCGGGCAATCTGCGTCAGCTTATGAGAGGGCAATATTATACGATTGCCGAAAAGACCGTGTTCGTTTTCGGCGGCGGTCAGAGCGAGGAAAACAACAGCTATCTTGAGCCGGACGATGAGAAGAGCTGGATAAAGGAGCTTCCGACCGATGAGGAGCTTGAAGAAGGACTTCGCAACCTTGAACAGCACGGCAACGAGGCGGATTTCATAATCAGCTATGAGCCGCCCGCAAGAATGATAGAGTTCATCGACATAGGCAAAACCAGCCGTAATCATATAAATACATATCTTGACAAGGTGCTTGATACGGCAAAGTTTAAGATGTGGTATTTCGGTAAAAGGCATATAAATAAGCTGATACCGCCAAGATACCGTTGTATATTCGATGCGGTCGATGTGGCGGACGATACACGGCTTCCGAAGCAGAAAAAGCAGAAGCCGGAAAAGGTGAAGAAAGAAAAACCCGAAAAGAAAACAAAAAAGGATAAAACAGCAGGAGAAGAGGAATAA
- a CDS encoding PC4/YdbC family ssDNA-binding protein, with amino-acid sequence MAEFKYEITQELGVISEGKYNIELNMVSWNDREPKYDIRSWAPDHSRMGKGISLTEEEMERLVELWNTRNEEDSFEE; translated from the coding sequence ATGGCAGAATTCAAGTATGAAATAACACAGGAGCTTGGCGTTATCAGTGAGGGCAAGTACAACATTGAGCTTAATATGGTAAGCTGGAACGACAGAGAGCCTAAGTACGACATTCGTTCATGGGCGCCCGACCACAGCAGAATGGGTAAGGGCATTTCTCTCACAGAAGAAGAAATGGAGCGTCTGGTCGAGCTGTGGAACACAAGAAACGAAGAGGACAGCTTTGAAGAATAA
- a CDS encoding glycoside hydrolase family 27 protein, protein MEKLLGMTPPMGWNSWNTFTWEINEELIKQAADAFIENGLKDAGYEYVVIDDCWSEKQRNEKGELVPDHWKFPNGIKPVADYVHSKGLKFGIYSCAGTHTCAGHPGSFEHEFQDAETFAEWGVDYLKYDYCYKPVHIPGEILYKRMSTALRNCGRPIMFSACNWGNDDIYKWIRESGAHLFRSTGDIQDNWESIKRLALSQMGNECYGGCFCHNDIDMLVVGMHGGSNNQYINGESDDQFGNKEGKGLGGCTDTEYKTHFSLWAMMNSPLMMGCDIRHMTDRTKEILTNKEVIAINQDIECRGPYRISQWNNPENVFSLVKPLANGDYAIGMYNFSDVPAEMSLQFWDIGLSTAAGRGLEMHDCWSHEDIGRFSERYVTTLQPHDCAVYTAKVVKL, encoded by the coding sequence ATGGAAAAGTTACTCGGAATGACGCCCCCTATGGGCTGGAACAGTTGGAACACGTTCACCTGGGAAATAAACGAAGAGCTTATAAAGCAGGCGGCTGACGCATTCATCGAAAACGGCCTTAAGGACGCAGGCTATGAATATGTTGTTATAGACGACTGCTGGAGCGAAAAACAGAGAAATGAAAAGGGCGAGCTTGTGCCTGATCATTGGAAGTTCCCGAACGGTATCAAGCCCGTTGCGGATTACGTTCACTCAAAGGGTCTTAAGTTCGGCATCTATTCGTGTGCCGGCACGCATACCTGCGCAGGTCACCCCGGCAGCTTTGAGCACGAATTTCAGGACGCAGAAACATTTGCAGAGTGGGGCGTTGACTACCTGAAATATGACTATTGCTACAAGCCCGTACATATACCCGGCGAGATACTCTACAAGCGTATGTCTACCGCCCTCAGAAACTGCGGCAGACCGATAATGTTCTCGGCTTGCAACTGGGGTAATGACGATATTTACAAGTGGATAAGAGAGAGCGGCGCTCATCTTTTCCGTTCGACAGGCGATATTCAGGATAACTGGGAGTCGATAAAGCGCCTTGCGCTGTCGCAGATGGGCAACGAGTGCTACGGCGGCTGCTTCTGTCACAATGATATAGATATGCTCGTAGTCGGTATGCACGGCGGCTCGAACAACCAGTACATAAACGGCGAGAGCGACGATCAGTTCGGCAATAAGGAAGGCAAGGGCCTTGGCGGCTGTACCGATACAGAGTACAAGACGCATTTCTCACTGTGGGCAATGATGAATTCACCGCTTATGATGGGCTGTGATATCCGTCATATGACCGACAGGACAAAGGAGATACTTACCAATAAGGAAGTTATCGCAATAAATCAGGACATTGAGTGCAGAGGACCCTACCGCATAAGCCAGTGGAACAACCCCGAAAATGTATTCTCACTTGTAAAGCCGCTCGCCAACGGCGACTACGCTATAGGCATGTATAACTTCAGCGATGTTCCTGCGGAAATGTCGTTACAGTTCTGGGATATAGGGCTCAGCACTGCGGCAGGCAGAGGACTTGAAATGCACGATTGCTGGTCACACGAGGATATAGGCAGATTCTCCGAGAGATATGTAACTACCTTACAGCCTCATGACTGTGCAGTATATACTGCAAAGGTAGTAAAGCTGTAA